A portion of the Sphaerochaeta pleomorpha str. Grapes genome contains these proteins:
- a CDS encoding DUF3375 family protein, producing the protein MQKPSSLGRKTLLSDSTFVEQLIHYDSGLTLLSRKNAPRIIAFLYHVFKEQNRTSIEQSHLQQLLSGFLQVTEDFAEEDELETLETSIIELDYSDKARNLILAWSNEKNGFLLRYYDAAAIETIELSAGLERIFRFLEEVVDSKRLFVGTESRFSQIMDGFRELDINTIDNPRAKIDELEKQKDQLQRQIDEIKRTGTATTFNEQKVSERLYNLQRTARALLSDFRQLKDNNHAIFSELCHKQIQSTESRGELLAFTLEKSEELETSPQGQSFTSFWNYLCSNPEDNSIRAKADALKARLGNQLFDYPFFAHLEDTLIDAGREILEENRLLSDRLKRAITRYNSKEYRLIKETLDSIKILAIGNPPYKTENLSQIDGSADIFSSLQRYPVLPETQSTVKKTTYEEERAPADIDIQSLFDEARIDENQLLENLEFDRKHTRQLTLGTVLLRHPVKEGLAEIVSYLSLLAKQDWAEFDDTRKETVTYTNAIDGAPVTLTIPKVEINGIDN; encoded by the coding sequence ATGCAAAAACCCAGTTCTCTTGGGAGAAAAACCTTGTTATCTGATAGTACCTTTGTTGAACAGTTAATCCATTACGATAGTGGTCTCACTTTGCTTTCGCGTAAGAATGCTCCCAGGATTATCGCCTTCCTGTATCATGTCTTCAAAGAACAGAACCGTACCAGTATCGAACAATCACACCTGCAGCAATTGCTCTCTGGCTTTCTCCAGGTCACCGAGGATTTCGCAGAAGAAGATGAACTGGAAACCCTTGAAACCTCGATTATCGAATTGGATTACAGTGACAAGGCAAGGAATCTCATCCTGGCCTGGAGTAATGAAAAAAACGGTTTTCTGTTGCGTTACTATGATGCAGCAGCCATTGAAACCATCGAACTGTCAGCAGGTCTCGAAAGGATTTTCCGGTTTCTCGAGGAAGTTGTAGACTCCAAACGACTGTTTGTAGGAACCGAGTCACGTTTCTCCCAGATCATGGACGGGTTTCGCGAACTCGATATAAACACCATTGACAACCCACGGGCCAAAATTGACGAATTGGAGAAACAGAAAGACCAACTGCAGAGACAGATAGATGAAATCAAACGGACAGGAACAGCGACCACCTTCAATGAACAGAAAGTTTCCGAACGCCTCTACAATTTGCAGCGAACGGCAAGGGCACTCCTTTCCGACTTCAGGCAACTGAAAGACAACAATCATGCAATCTTCTCGGAACTCTGCCACAAGCAGATCCAGTCCACCGAAAGCAGGGGAGAACTACTGGCCTTCACCCTGGAGAAAAGCGAAGAACTGGAAACCTCACCCCAAGGCCAGAGTTTCACTTCTTTTTGGAACTACCTCTGTTCCAACCCTGAGGATAATTCCATCAGGGCAAAAGCAGACGCCCTGAAAGCCCGGTTGGGAAACCAGCTATTCGACTATCCGTTCTTTGCCCATCTGGAAGACACCCTCATCGATGCGGGACGTGAGATCTTGGAAGAGAACCGTTTGCTTTCCGATCGTCTTAAGCGTGCGATTACCCGATACAACTCCAAGGAATACCGCCTGATAAAGGAAACCCTCGATTCCATCAAAATCCTGGCAATAGGAAATCCTCCCTACAAGACAGAGAACTTATCACAAATTGATGGCTCGGCAGATATATTTTCATCCCTGCAACGATACCCTGTCTTACCAGAAACCCAGTCTACGGTCAAAAAAACCACCTACGAAGAGGAGAGGGCACCGGCTGATATCGATATCCAATCTTTGTTTGACGAAGCTAGGATCGATGAAAACCAATTGCTTGAAAACCTGGAATTTGACCGAAAACATACACGGCAATTAACGTTAGGAACTGTTTTACTCAGGCACCCAGTCAAAGAAGGACTTGCAGAAATCGTATCCTATCTCTCCTTGTTAGCCAAACAGGATTGGGCTGAGTTTGATGATACAAGAAAAGAAACAGTAACATATACCAATGCGATAGACGGGGCTCCTGTCACGCTTACCATACCAAAGGTGGAAATCAATGGAATTGACAACTGA
- a CDS encoding MFS transporter has protein sequence MNYNRTIHACYEGNLVGALACNLTPLLFVTLMTDYGLTFEMAGRLTLINFFTQIVTDLAFSRPVDKYGPRRFVVAGHFIAAIGLALFALSPRLFPSSPYVGFVIATIIFSCASGLMELLLSPIIQAIPGPEKAKAMALLHSFYAWGFILVVVLTTFLLTVLQWQWVMLLWTIVPLAGGINFCFVPLAPMVAEHERTKGKELLASPLFFLLVLGILAGGAAEVSMSQWTSAFTEQALHLPKATGDLIGLCLFAACLGTGRALFGHFGSKWNVRRLMTIGSSLAVVCYLVAALSPIPLVSLFACSACGFATSLLWPGSIVLSTRVFPLAGAGMFALLAAAGDTGAAIGPYLIGLVADHAPVMQLKAGLIAGSLFPFILIFLLLGQKRMEKNELSS, from the coding sequence ATGAACTATAACCGTACAATCCATGCCTGTTATGAAGGGAATCTCGTCGGTGCCCTTGCCTGCAACCTCACCCCTTTGCTCTTTGTTACCCTGATGACAGACTATGGCCTGACTTTCGAGATGGCCGGTAGGCTTACCCTTATCAATTTCTTTACCCAGATAGTCACCGACCTGGCCTTCAGCCGTCCTGTGGACAAATACGGGCCCCGACGCTTTGTCGTGGCAGGCCACTTCATTGCTGCAATCGGACTGGCACTGTTTGCCTTGTCCCCTCGCCTTTTCCCGTCTTCGCCCTATGTCGGTTTTGTCATTGCTACCATAATCTTTAGTTGTGCCAGCGGTCTTATGGAACTGTTGCTCTCCCCCATCATCCAGGCAATCCCTGGACCGGAAAAAGCTAAGGCTATGGCTCTTTTGCACAGCTTCTATGCCTGGGGATTCATCCTTGTCGTAGTGCTTACCACCTTCTTGCTCACTGTACTTCAGTGGCAGTGGGTCATGCTACTCTGGACCATTGTTCCCTTGGCAGGTGGCATCAATTTCTGTTTTGTCCCCTTGGCCCCGATGGTAGCCGAACACGAAAGGACCAAAGGAAAAGAATTGCTCGCTTCACCTCTGTTCTTCCTTCTGGTTCTGGGAATTCTCGCTGGCGGGGCTGCTGAGGTTTCCATGAGTCAGTGGACCAGTGCCTTTACCGAGCAAGCCCTCCATTTGCCAAAGGCAACAGGCGACCTTATCGGACTTTGCCTGTTTGCAGCTTGCCTTGGCACAGGCAGGGCTCTCTTCGGCCACTTTGGTTCAAAATGGAACGTAAGGCGCCTCATGACCATTGGCTCGTCGCTGGCTGTGGTCTGTTATCTGGTCGCCGCCCTTTCCCCTATCCCGTTGGTCTCCCTTTTTGCCTGTTCGGCCTGCGGGTTTGCCACAAGTCTGCTCTGGCCTGGTTCAATCGTATTGTCAACCAGGGTCTTTCCCCTCGCAGGAGCCGGAATGTTTGCCCTTTTGGCCGCGGCTGGGGATACAGGTGCTGCAATTGGCCCCTACCTGATAGGCCTGGTTGCAGACCATGCCCCGGTTATGCAGCTTAAAGCCGGGCTCATCGCCGGTTCTCTATTCCCCTTTATCCTCATATTCCTGCTATTAGGACAAAAACGTATGGAAAAAAACGAATTAAGCAGTTAG
- a CDS encoding amidohydrolase family protein, producing the protein MPSKTLITNAKAIVTCNETDTVYYDSDILIEGPCIIAIGKNLDTTGCTLIDAKGKYVYPGLVNTHHHFFQTFVRNLMTIDYPNMLVVDWLDKIYPIFQEIDSEVIYYSSLVAMADLLKHGCTCAFDHQYCYTQKTGKSAVDRQMEASSLLGIRYHAGRGCNTLPKSEGSTIPDKMLETTKEFLDDCNRLIGLYHDSNPFSMSQIVVAPCQPINSYPETFIESVALARDKKVRLHTHLGEGENPIMEARWGMRTLQWAQKIGFVGEDVWLAHGWELNREEYKVMAQTKTGLSHCPAPAVLGGFPILDIPSMQREGMNISLGCDGSATNDSSNLLDSLRMAYLMQAYNSKSRGGSPSPYDMLKIATINGAKTLGRTDIGSLQVGMGADLFMVDTLPLEMAGTLHDPKTLLARTGVTGPVYLTMVNGKVVYSEGHLTGIDEGKLAEEAEAVCNRVLRSEFPSVFPSMQH; encoded by the coding sequence ATGCCATCGAAAACGCTTATAACCAACGCCAAGGCTATTGTAACCTGTAATGAAACCGATACGGTGTATTACGATTCAGATATTCTCATTGAAGGACCTTGTATCATAGCAATCGGAAAGAATCTGGACACAACCGGATGTACTTTGATCGATGCAAAAGGCAAATATGTCTACCCTGGATTGGTTAATACCCATCATCATTTTTTCCAGACGTTTGTACGCAACCTAATGACAATCGATTACCCGAATATGCTGGTGGTTGACTGGTTGGACAAGATATATCCGATTTTCCAGGAAATAGACAGTGAGGTTATTTACTATTCATCGCTTGTTGCCATGGCAGATCTGCTCAAGCATGGGTGTACCTGTGCCTTTGACCACCAGTACTGCTATACCCAGAAAACGGGAAAATCAGCTGTAGACAGGCAAATGGAAGCTTCCTCCCTGCTAGGGATCCGCTATCATGCCGGCAGAGGTTGCAACACCTTGCCGAAAAGCGAGGGAAGTACGATTCCAGACAAGATGCTGGAGACTACCAAAGAGTTTTTAGACGACTGCAATCGGCTCATCGGTCTTTACCATGATTCAAACCCCTTCAGTATGAGTCAGATTGTAGTCGCTCCCTGCCAACCCATAAACAGTTACCCTGAGACATTTATCGAGTCGGTGGCGTTGGCCCGGGACAAAAAAGTCCGTCTCCATACTCACTTGGGGGAAGGGGAGAATCCCATTATGGAAGCAAGGTGGGGTATGAGAACCCTCCAATGGGCCCAGAAAATTGGATTTGTCGGTGAAGATGTATGGCTGGCCCATGGCTGGGAATTGAACAGGGAGGAGTACAAGGTAATGGCACAGACCAAAACCGGTCTTTCCCATTGTCCCGCCCCAGCTGTACTCGGTGGTTTTCCCATCCTCGATATTCCCTCGATGCAGAGAGAGGGCATGAATATATCACTTGGGTGTGACGGATCTGCAACCAATGACAGTTCAAACTTGTTGGATTCCTTACGAATGGCCTATCTGATGCAAGCCTATAACAGTAAAAGCAGGGGAGGCAGCCCATCTCCCTACGATATGCTTAAAATAGCGACAATAAACGGGGCAAAGACCCTTGGGCGTACTGACATTGGGTCCTTGCAGGTAGGGATGGGCGCCGACCTGTTTATGGTCGACACCCTTCCTTTGGAAATGGCGGGGACCCTGCATGATCCCAAAACATTGTTGGCAAGAACCGGGGTGACGGGGCCTGTCTATTTGACTATGGTCAACGGGAAGGTTGTCTACAGTGAGGGACATCTGACAGGGATCGACGAAGGAAAACTAGCAGAGGAAGCAGAAGCAGTATGTAATCGTGTGTTACGCTCTGAATTTCCTTCTGTATTTCCATCCATGCAACATTGA
- a CDS encoding BMP family protein — translation MKKTALVMFLILVVACTGLFAGGSTEKKDENSALKVALLLSGPANDQGWNAVAFAGLKAAEEAYKIETAYSENVGIADGEAAFTDYASQGYDLVIGHGFQFGDPAVRVSANFPKTKFMAIESNVFSDNAASYVMACEQAGYLMGMLSASMSKTGIIGMVGGFEQPSIVKVVEAYKLGAKAVNPSVKVLEVYISSFTDVSLGKEAALSMADQGADVLSHIANQAGTGVIKAAEERGLLATGDSYDQNSIAPNTVMASTIYSVPALVLSAVEKVSTKTYVGGVFNLGMKDGVVDISGYNSFESKIPATTKQLISDTRLRILDGSFSVPLIETRTK, via the coding sequence ATGAAGAAAACTGCTTTGGTAATGTTCCTGATTCTGGTTGTAGCGTGCACCGGTCTGTTTGCCGGTGGTAGTACAGAAAAGAAAGATGAAAACAGTGCTTTGAAGGTGGCTCTGTTGCTCAGTGGCCCTGCAAATGACCAAGGCTGGAATGCAGTGGCTTTCGCAGGCCTCAAGGCCGCAGAGGAAGCATACAAAATCGAGACTGCTTATTCGGAAAACGTTGGCATTGCCGATGGCGAAGCTGCTTTTACCGATTATGCCTCACAGGGGTATGATTTGGTTATCGGTCATGGTTTCCAGTTCGGCGACCCTGCAGTCCGCGTTTCAGCAAATTTCCCCAAGACCAAGTTTATGGCAATCGAATCGAATGTGTTTTCAGATAATGCCGCCAGCTATGTAATGGCTTGTGAACAAGCAGGCTACCTGATGGGAATGCTCAGTGCCTCGATGTCCAAGACCGGTATAATCGGTATGGTTGGTGGTTTTGAACAGCCCTCGATAGTAAAGGTTGTGGAAGCCTATAAGTTGGGTGCCAAAGCTGTTAATCCTTCTGTCAAGGTTCTGGAAGTCTACATCAGTAGCTTTACCGATGTCTCTTTGGGTAAGGAAGCTGCACTTTCCATGGCCGACCAGGGAGCTGACGTTTTGAGCCACATTGCCAACCAGGCAGGCACAGGGGTTATCAAGGCAGCCGAGGAACGGGGTTTGCTTGCAACAGGCGACAGCTATGACCAGAATTCAATTGCACCGAACACTGTGATGGCTTCAACTATCTACAGTGTACCTGCCTTGGTTCTGTCTGCTGTAGAAAAGGTGAGCACAAAAACGTATGTGGGTGGTGTATTCAATCTTGGGATGAAGGACGGGGTAGTCGATATCTCTGGATATAACTCCTTTGAATCGAAAATTCCTGCTACGACCAAGCAGTTGATCAGTGATACCCGTTTACGGATTCTCGACGGAAGTTTCTCTGTTCCCTTGATCGAAACCAGAACCAAATAA
- a CDS encoding ABC transporter ATP-binding protein, translated as MALLSMRDIDKSFFGKMANEHVNLEVGYNEIHALLGENGAGKTTLMNILYGIYTRDSGTIEMEGKPITFSSPKDAIKSHIGMVHQHFTLVPTLTVSENITLGLKSPGHPFPNRKVLDEQIASLSCRYGLDVDPKAIVGQLSVGEQQRVEIIKLLYRDAKLLILDEPTAVLTPQETESFFTVLRRLREDGHSVIIITHHIPEVLSITDSITVLQNGRNAGTVQTKETNAEELSRLMIGRKLQGSKREMISKQNRGNGLVLSGVFLSKAKLGPLSLQVPPGSILGIAGVDGNGQKELAEIIVGIRMHQGGTVSLCGECLDHLSVEQRKRKGIGYISDDRHKDGLILDMDLQDNMLLKLFGEEGIVTHGFVNRLLLRKRTEQAVAEHAIKTSSLECPLRYLSGGNQQKLILAREMAGNPSLVVACQPTRGLDIGSSETVHNMLLRLRKEGCSILLVSSDLDEIVLLSDEIAVMHGGKIMDCLPNDRIDLTKIGLLMAGKGMDA; from the coding sequence ATGGCATTGTTGAGCATGCGCGACATAGATAAATCCTTCTTTGGTAAGATGGCTAACGAGCATGTCAACCTTGAGGTTGGATACAATGAAATCCATGCCCTGCTTGGCGAAAACGGGGCAGGTAAAACTACGTTGATGAATATCCTCTATGGGATATATACCCGTGACAGTGGCACCATTGAGATGGAAGGAAAACCAATAACCTTTTCCTCCCCTAAAGATGCAATCAAGAGTCATATCGGGATGGTCCACCAGCATTTTACGCTTGTTCCGACGTTGACAGTATCAGAGAATATTACCCTTGGGTTGAAAAGCCCAGGCCACCCATTTCCCAACCGGAAAGTCCTGGATGAGCAGATTGCCTCCTTGTCTTGTCGGTACGGGCTGGATGTAGATCCAAAAGCTATTGTCGGACAACTGTCCGTAGGTGAGCAGCAACGGGTGGAAATCATAAAACTGCTCTACAGAGATGCCAAACTTCTCATTCTTGATGAACCTACCGCTGTGTTGACTCCCCAGGAAACCGAGAGTTTCTTTACTGTTTTGCGCAGACTCCGCGAAGACGGGCACTCAGTCATTATCATTACCCACCACATTCCAGAGGTCCTTTCCATAACCGACTCGATAACCGTCTTGCAGAACGGACGCAATGCAGGAACCGTCCAAACCAAAGAGACCAATGCCGAAGAGCTTTCCCGTCTGATGATAGGCCGGAAACTCCAAGGTTCAAAAAGAGAAATGATTTCCAAACAGAATAGGGGTAACGGCCTTGTCCTGTCTGGGGTTTTCCTTTCCAAGGCCAAGCTGGGGCCCCTGTCTTTACAGGTTCCCCCAGGCTCAATCCTTGGCATAGCAGGGGTTGACGGCAATGGCCAAAAGGAGCTGGCAGAGATCATTGTGGGGATTCGCATGCACCAAGGAGGGACGGTGTCCCTCTGTGGGGAATGTTTGGATCATCTCTCGGTCGAACAGCGGAAACGCAAAGGAATCGGATATATTTCCGATGACCGGCACAAAGACGGTTTGATCCTCGATATGGACTTGCAGGACAATATGCTTCTCAAGCTCTTCGGGGAAGAAGGAATCGTTACCCATGGCTTTGTGAATCGCCTGCTCCTTCGAAAACGTACCGAACAGGCTGTTGCAGAACACGCAATCAAAACTTCTTCGCTCGAATGTCCCCTCCGTTATCTCTCAGGGGGAAACCAACAGAAACTGATTTTGGCAAGGGAAATGGCAGGAAACCCTTCTTTGGTAGTAGCTTGCCAGCCTACCCGTGGACTGGATATCGGATCGTCTGAAACTGTCCATAATATGTTGCTCAGATTGCGTAAAGAAGGGTGTTCAATCCTGTTGGTCTCCTCGGATCTGGATGAAATAGTATTGCTCAGTGATGAGATTGCCGTTATGCATGGTGGCAAGATTATGGACTGCCTGCCAAACGATAGGATTGATCTGACGAAAATTGGCCTGCTGATGGCCGGAAAAGGGATGGATGCATGA
- a CDS encoding ABC transporter permease: MKGKTKTFVSYLVIITIVLVVSALLILSVGSSVQKSLHSFLKGIAGSAYGLSEVLVRATPLILAGLGVGIAFRTGFINIGAEGQLYMGAIAVTALGMFAPNLPAYLMIPLALLLGFLAGALWSFVPGLLKAKFGISEVINTIMFNYIAINLVGILVRTVLKDASYPYPMSPVLPKATVLAQLFPPNRVHAGFLIALAFAVLLYILLFKTWMGFSMRAVGLNGRACRCAGISVFKNVALSSLLSGGLAGIAGVCEVSGLHHRLIEGISPSYGYLAIIVALLGQNHPLWIVVSALGISALQVGSMSMQRSAGVPTSIASIIMGLVVVLILARKQLFATAREA, translated from the coding sequence ATGAAGGGAAAGACCAAGACGTTTGTCTCATATCTTGTTATCATAACGATTGTCCTGGTAGTTTCAGCTCTCCTTATCCTCTCGGTGGGTAGCAGTGTACAGAAATCGTTGCATAGTTTTCTCAAAGGAATTGCAGGTTCTGCATATGGTTTGAGTGAAGTATTGGTCCGAGCCACGCCGCTTATCCTTGCAGGCCTTGGCGTGGGCATCGCCTTCAGGACTGGGTTCATCAATATCGGTGCTGAGGGGCAATTGTATATGGGTGCCATTGCAGTTACTGCCTTGGGAATGTTTGCACCAAACCTACCAGCTTACCTGATGATTCCCCTTGCTTTGCTTCTTGGGTTTTTAGCCGGTGCTCTTTGGTCTTTTGTCCCCGGTTTGCTTAAGGCCAAATTTGGGATTTCAGAAGTAATCAATACGATTATGTTTAATTACATTGCCATAAACCTGGTAGGGATCTTGGTCAGGACGGTGCTCAAGGATGCTTCCTATCCTTACCCGATGTCTCCTGTTCTGCCAAAGGCCACTGTCCTGGCCCAATTGTTTCCCCCTAACAGGGTGCATGCAGGTTTTTTGATTGCTCTGGCTTTTGCAGTACTTCTCTACATTTTGTTATTCAAGACTTGGATGGGTTTTAGCATGCGGGCCGTTGGACTCAATGGCCGTGCTTGCCGGTGTGCAGGTATTTCGGTTTTCAAGAATGTTGCCCTTTCGTCGCTGTTAAGCGGTGGTCTTGCCGGCATTGCAGGTGTTTGTGAGGTGAGTGGCCTTCATCACCGCCTTATAGAGGGCATCAGTCCAAGCTATGGGTATCTGGCAATCATTGTAGCTCTGCTTGGGCAGAATCATCCGCTTTGGATTGTGGTATCAGCTTTGGGAATCTCTGCGTTGCAGGTGGGGTCGATGTCCATGCAGCGAAGTGCAGGGGTCCCCACTTCCATAGCCTCTATAATCATGGGGTTGGTCGTAGTCTTGATTCTGGCTCGCAAACAATTGTTCGCAACCGCAAGGGAGGCCTAG
- a CDS encoding ABC transporter permease translates to MDITLLATSTAFLAATIRMATPIALAGLGETISEKSGVINIGVEAIMLSGAFFSFLGMFSTGSVLLGLLFGMLGGVGASMLHAFLSIRCKANQTIAGLALNFLLLGLTSFLFLMKFGQTTTLPSITVIPTVKIPLLSRLPLLGESLFNQDPFVYLLLFLVLAIGILFYKTEWGVILHAVGENPRAADTAGISVNKVRYLACFANGILGGLGGTYLSMVKLGFFMENLTAGKGYIALVTVILGRRNPLGVIGAALVIGSAEALQIRLQTMGTSIPSQAFSMLPYVVTVIVLLFSIGRNQDPTALGIPYERDKR, encoded by the coding sequence ATGGATATTACGCTGCTTGCAACCAGTACTGCTTTTTTGGCTGCTACGATCAGGATGGCAACCCCGATAGCCCTCGCCGGTCTCGGGGAAACGATAAGCGAGAAGAGTGGAGTTATCAACATCGGAGTCGAGGCGATAATGTTGAGCGGCGCTTTCTTCAGCTTCCTGGGCATGTTTTCAACAGGGAGTGTCCTGCTTGGTTTGCTCTTTGGTATGCTCGGGGGAGTAGGGGCCAGTATGCTCCATGCTTTTTTGAGCATACGCTGCAAAGCGAATCAGACGATTGCCGGGCTTGCCTTGAATTTCCTCCTTTTGGGCCTGACCAGTTTTCTATTTTTAATGAAGTTCGGGCAGACTACCACCCTGCCTTCGATTACGGTTATACCGACGGTAAAAATTCCTTTGTTGTCCCGGTTACCCCTACTCGGGGAGTCTTTGTTCAACCAAGATCCTTTTGTCTATCTCCTGCTTTTCCTGGTGCTTGCCATAGGGATTCTTTTCTACAAGACTGAGTGGGGGGTGATTCTCCATGCGGTGGGAGAAAACCCAAGGGCTGCAGACACTGCAGGTATCAGTGTGAACAAGGTGAGGTACCTTGCCTGTTTTGCCAATGGGATTCTCGGAGGTCTGGGCGGGACCTATCTTTCCATGGTGAAGCTGGGGTTTTTTATGGAAAACCTTACGGCAGGCAAGGGGTATATTGCCTTGGTGACGGTTATTCTTGGCAGAAGGAATCCTCTCGGGGTGATAGGTGCAGCTTTGGTCATAGGTTCTGCCGAGGCTCTGCAGATCAGGTTGCAGACGATGGGAACGAGTATTCCTTCCCAGGCTTTTTCGATGCTTCCGTATGTGGTGACGGTCATTGTCCTTTTGTTTTCCATCGGAAGGAACCAAGACCCTACTGCTTTGGGAATTCCTTATGAGCGCGACAAGCGTTGA
- a CDS encoding MerR family transcriptional regulator, with protein MKEIFSIGEFSELFHVDVQTLRYYDSIGLLVPSSRDPKTGYRHYRFDQVYQLSTIRYLRRLGYSLKQIHDYLDSRSLGNTMGYLRQQSEALKNQWNELYTIDLAIRRKLEFIEGQVAKLDVSSISIKTFAERQYLDIGSEETLYGSESFYLYPTLVFYVGMNKHFGAYLFNYKDDDEQEAGRFSTTPACIKAGRFLCGYHQGAYESIPTSFERIRQAGKGLCLSPHYMNFNIIDQFVERDSKNFVTEIQIAIWD; from the coding sequence ATGAAAGAGATTTTTTCCATTGGTGAATTCAGCGAATTGTTTCATGTTGATGTCCAGACCCTACGGTATTATGACTCGATCGGGTTGCTGGTTCCTTCCTCAAGAGATCCGAAAACGGGTTACAGGCACTACCGGTTTGACCAGGTGTACCAATTGTCAACCATCAGATATCTGCGGCGTCTCGGCTATTCGTTGAAGCAAATCCACGATTACCTTGACTCGAGGAGTCTGGGGAATACCATGGGATATCTGAGGCAACAGTCGGAGGCGCTCAAAAACCAATGGAATGAGCTCTACACCATAGATTTGGCTATCAGGCGAAAACTTGAGTTCATTGAGGGGCAGGTTGCCAAACTTGATGTGTCGAGCATTTCTATAAAGACCTTTGCCGAACGGCAGTATCTCGATATCGGTTCCGAGGAGACGCTGTATGGTTCGGAGTCGTTTTATCTTTATCCGACGTTGGTGTTCTATGTTGGCATGAATAAACATTTTGGAGCCTATCTATTCAATTACAAGGACGATGATGAACAGGAAGCAGGAAGGTTTTCCACTACACCCGCTTGCATAAAAGCGGGAAGGTTTTTATGCGGTTATCATCAAGGAGCATATGAATCTATCCCGACTTCCTTTGAAAGAATCCGTCAGGCTGGGAAGGGCCTTTGCTTGAGTCCCCATTACATGAATTTCAACATTATCGACCAATTTGTGGAACGCGATAGCAAAAACTTCGTGACAGAGATTCAGATTGCGATCTGGGATTGA
- a CDS encoding HpcH/HpaI aldolase family protein has protein sequence MVLKENLIRSLLEKDRPSVATRLWTTSTFFVEALASTGNFDYAEFVAEYAPYTLYDLQNFCIAAELHGMGSMIKVDFQNRGFVAQKAIASGFQAINFTDCQTAEDVKESIRLTMPETPEDGGRFGFPNNRFIGFQPKMPQMLHAERERKVVRCFMIEKAVAVENIEAICAIPGVDMVQFGPSDFSMSSGWNVNEHVAEVKEAERHVIEVALKHGVQPRCEIQSVEAAGYYIALGVKHFCLGDQLVQLTSFWEKDGKQLRGIADKLGN, from the coding sequence ATGGTATTGAAAGAAAATCTTATACGTTCGCTTTTGGAAAAAGACAGGCCGTCCGTAGCTACGAGGCTTTGGACTACTTCGACTTTTTTTGTTGAGGCTTTAGCCTCTACCGGTAATTTCGATTATGCAGAGTTTGTTGCAGAGTATGCTCCCTATACGTTGTATGATTTACAGAACTTCTGCATTGCTGCGGAATTGCATGGAATGGGTTCCATGATTAAGGTCGATTTCCAGAATCGTGGGTTTGTCGCCCAGAAGGCCATTGCCAGTGGATTCCAGGCTATTAACTTCACTGATTGCCAAACAGCTGAGGATGTCAAAGAATCTATTCGCCTGACGATGCCCGAAACCCCGGAGGATGGCGGTCGCTTTGGCTTTCCCAACAATCGGTTCATTGGGTTCCAACCCAAGATGCCCCAGATGTTGCATGCCGAACGTGAGAGGAAAGTAGTTCGTTGTTTTATGATTGAAAAAGCTGTAGCCGTAGAAAATATTGAAGCGATTTGTGCTATCCCTGGGGTAGATATGGTTCAGTTTGGTCCCTCTGACTTTAGCATGAGTTCTGGCTGGAATGTCAACGAGCATGTTGCTGAGGTTAAAGAAGCTGAGCGCCATGTCATCGAGGTTGCTCTCAAACATGGGGTTCAGCCCCGTTGTGAGATTCAATCAGTCGAGGCGGCAGGGTATTATATTGCACTGGGGGTAAAGCATTTCTGCCTAGGAGACCAGTTGGTCCAATTGACTTCCTTCTGGGAGAAGGATGGGAAACAACTGAGAGGTATAGCTGACAAGCTAGGTAACTGA
- a CDS encoding GNAT family N-acetyltransferase: protein MTMHLRLANMDDLPQLKAVYGEIVDTMHKNNIKIWDAIYPCEFFCNDIENTRLYVLEENEEIASAFALCTANAGADYVKWEDKQAKAVYVDRFGVNVKFSRKGIGSMMLKRAIALAREKGFAYVRLFVVDINEPAINLYIKNGFTRVDGIYDQIITDDITLHEFGFEIKTGL from the coding sequence ATGACTATGCATCTAAGATTAGCTAACATGGATGACCTGCCTCAGCTTAAAGCAGTCTATGGGGAAATAGTAGATACTATGCATAAAAACAATATCAAAATCTGGGATGCCATATATCCCTGTGAGTTTTTTTGCAATGATATTGAAAATACTCGGCTGTATGTTTTGGAAGAGAATGAAGAAATAGCTTCAGCCTTTGCTTTATGCACTGCAAATGCAGGAGCAGATTATGTAAAATGGGAAGACAAGCAGGCAAAGGCAGTATATGTTGACCGGTTTGGTGTCAATGTCAAGTTTTCAAGAAAAGGAATTGGCAGCATGATGCTTAAAAGAGCAATTGCCCTTGCAAGGGAGAAGGGCTTTGCCTATGTAAGGCTTTTTGTCGTTGATATAAACGAACCTGCGATAAACCTTTATATAAAGAACGGTTTTACAAGGGTTGATGGAATCTATGATCAAATAATTACTGATGATATTACCTTGCATGAGTTTGGATTTGAAATAAAAACAGGTTTGTAA